A genome region from Alicyclobacillus acidocaldarius subsp. acidocaldarius DSM 446 includes the following:
- a CDS encoding DUF2140 family protein, which yields MWKRLFIMLAALDLLAVIAGLIVWNGLPKSGNTTAPTVPVPANAPTVQVDIGADAINAYLAYAIAHDPEVGRVLDSGSVQFGNTWVCDFAVKVLDHALPMQFVVTPIVQNGNLILHVDSAQLSFLPIPRAMVLSVLERAPLPNWIQIDGSSQNIALNFTNRPPKPFAIRVVQYSPTEQKLSLDLAIPPQTLSHQAP from the coding sequence ATGTGGAAGCGGCTCTTCATCATGCTCGCCGCGCTCGATCTGCTCGCCGTGATCGCGGGACTCATCGTGTGGAACGGTCTGCCCAAATCTGGCAACACGACAGCTCCGACTGTCCCTGTGCCCGCGAACGCACCCACCGTACAAGTCGATATCGGGGCGGACGCCATCAACGCCTACCTCGCGTACGCCATCGCGCACGATCCCGAGGTCGGCCGCGTGCTCGACTCCGGTAGTGTCCAATTCGGCAATACATGGGTGTGCGACTTCGCCGTCAAGGTGCTCGATCACGCCCTGCCCATGCAATTCGTCGTGACGCCCATCGTTCAAAACGGCAATCTCATCCTGCACGTGGACAGCGCCCAGCTGTCGTTCCTACCGATTCCGCGAGCGATGGTCTTATCTGTGCTCGAGCGGGCCCCCTTGCCGAACTGGATCCAGATCGACGGCTCGTCGCAGAACATTGCGCTCAACTTCACCAACCGGCCCCCCAAGCCGTTTGCCATCCGCGTGGTTCAATATTCCCCCACCGAACAGAAACTCTCGCTCGATCTCGCCATCCCACCGCAGACCCTCTCTCATCAGGCGCCCTGA